From a single Tachypleus tridentatus isolate NWPU-2018 chromosome 6, ASM421037v1, whole genome shotgun sequence genomic region:
- the LOC143251665 gene encoding uncharacterized protein LOC143251665, with protein MVHKAKNVYINVAEDYTDRNNDVAFVTNQDKGIGNGEWLMESSVSRHMTHQRNIPNYHKFSTPQQVRIRDGRIVEALGVGNCKLEMTFKVSNSKNVTMQSVLHIPKLTSNLFSVEAATVKGNIVQFGVNRCYIRGKSEELHGMGTRKNDGLYQLDCKASVIENASVASNSSMNGLDIWHQRLGHKPEVFEKFMEFEKLYSNESGECIKTLRTGNGGEYTSNEFLQYLKSRGIHHEMSVAYCP; from the exons ATGGTCCACAAAGCTAAGAATGTGTATATTAATGTGGCGGAAGATTATACTGATAGAAACAATGATGTtgcctttgtaacaaaccaggatAAAGGAATAGGAAATGGGGAATGGTTGATGGAATCTAGTGTGTCGAGGCATATGACACACCAGAGGAACATACcaaattatcacaagtttagcACACCTCAGCAAGTTAGGATTCGTGATGGAAGGATTGTTGAAGCTCTTGGAGttggaaactgtaaactagaaatgacatttaaagtcAGTAATTCAAAGAATGTCACAATGCAGAGTGTCCTTCATATACCAAAATTAACTAGCAATCTATTTTCAGTAGAAGCTGCTACTGTaaaaggaaatattgtgcagtttggAGTTAATCGCTGTTACATTCGAGGTAAATCAGAAGAACTCCATGGCATGGGTACAAGAAAGAATGATGGTCTATACCAACTGGACTGTAAGGCCAGTGTTATTGAGAATGCCTCAGTAGCCTCAAACAGCAGCATGAATGGCTTGGATATATGGCATCAACGACTAGGGCAt aagCCAGAAGTCTTTGAGAAATTCATGGAATTTGAGAAGTTGTACTCAAATGAATCTGGAGAGTGCATAAAAACCCTCCGCACAGGTAATGGCGGAGAATATACGTCAAATGAGTTCCTGCAATATTTGAAGTCAAGAGGCATTCATCATGAGATGTCAGTAGCATATTGTCCATAA